From one Anoplolepis gracilipes chromosome 10, ASM4749672v1, whole genome shotgun sequence genomic stretch:
- the LOC140670133 gene encoding glucose dehydrogenase [FAD, quinone]-like — translation MVFSTIVVTSALKGAISLMGTGLWLVPLLIAGLSYYHYDQLDPESRPIDRYPLYSDYDFVVIGGGSAGAVVANRLSEIPNWNVLLLEAGPDENEITDVPSLAAYLQLTKLDWKYKTEPTGKACLAMKGGRCNWPRGKVLGGSSVLNYMLYVRGNKYDYDHWESLGNPGWGYNQVLYYFKKSEDNRNPYLQKSPYHGTNGYLTVQESPWKTPLVVAFVQAGVEMGYENRDINGERQTGFMISQGTIRRGNRCSTAKAFLRPVRLRRNMHTAINSYVTKIVINPLTMRAIGVEFVRDGRKQIVRARKEVILSAGAINSPQILMLSGIGPKEHLRHIGIPVIQDLQVGDNLQDHIGMGGLTFLIDKPVAIVQDRFQAAPMTMHYVVNGRGPMTTLGGVEGYAFLNTKYANYSIDYPDLQFHMAPASINSDAGVQVRKILGLTEEVYNTVYRPITNKDAWTIIPVLLRPKSRGTVRLKNSNPFHSPLINANYFSDPMDIPILVEGAKIAIKISEAKVFKQFGSRIHRVKLPGCKHFKFGTDAYWECHIRHISQTIYHPVGTAKMGPPTDPTAVVDSRLRVYGITGLRVIDASIMPTICSGNTNAPVIMIGEKGADLIKQDWL, via the coding sequence TTTGATGGGCACAGGTTTATGGCTCGTGCCACTACTAATTGCGGGTCTCTCTTATTATCATTATGATCAATTAGATCCCGAGAGTCGACCTATCGACAGGTATCCTCTATATTCTGATTACGATTTCGTCGTGATTGGCGGCGGATCAGCTGGAGCGGTGGTTGCCAATCGACTCTCAGAGATACCTAACTGGAATGTGTTGTTACTGGAGGCTGGTCCGGATGAAAATGAAATCACGGATGTGCCGTCTCTGGCCGCGTATTTGCAACTGACTAAACTGGATTGGAAGTATAAGACTGAACCTACAGGCAAGGCTTGTTTAGCTATGAAAGGTGGCCGTTGTAATTGGCCGCGTGGTAAGGTTTTAGGCGGTAGTAGCGTTCTTAACTACATGCTATACGTACGCGGTAACAAATATGATTACGATCACTGGGAGTCGCTAGGTAACCCCGGTTGGGGATATAATCAAgtcctttattattttaaaaaatcggaaGATAATCGAAATCCATATCTACAGAAAAGTCCTTATCACGGGACCAATGGTTACCTAACAGTTCAAGAGTCGCCGTGGAAAACACCTTTGGTGGTTGCTTTCGTTCAAGCTGGCGTTGAAATGGGATATGAGAATAGGGACATAAACGGCGAACGGCAGACAGGTTTTATGATATCTCAGGGAACTATTCGTAGAGGAAACAGGTGCTCCACCGCAAAGGCTTTTTTACGACCTGTTCGATTGCGCAGGAACATGCATACGGCTATAAATAGCTATGTGACGAAAATCGTGATCAATCCATTGACGATGAGAGCAATAGGCGTTGAATTCGTCAGGGACGGTCGCAAACAGATAGTGAGAGCACGAAAGGAAGTAATATTGTCAGCAGGTGCCATCAATAGTCCTCAAATACTGATGTTGTCGGGAATCGGACCAAAGGAACATTTACGACATATTGGTATCCCTGTTATCCAAGATCTTCAGGTTGGCGACAATCTTCAAGATCACATAGGTATGGGCGGTTTAACATTCCTAATTGATAAACCAGTTGCCATAGTTCAAGATCGTTTTCAAGCGGCTCCAATGACAATGCACTACGTAGTCAACGGCAGAGGACCTATGACGACTTTAGGAGGTGTTGAAGGTTACGCTTTccttaatacaaaatatgcaaattactCGATCGATTATCCAGATTTGCAATTCCACATGGCGCCAGCTTCTATTAATTCTGACGCGGGAGTACAAGTTCGAAAAATTTTGGGATTAACAGAAGAAGTGTACAATACTGTCTATAGGCCGATTACCAACAAAGACGCTTGGACCATTATACCTGTGTTATTGAGGCCGAAGTCTCGTGGTACTGTACGATTGAAAAACTCTAATCCTTTCCACAGTCCTCTTATCaacgcaaattatttttccgatCCCATGGACATCCCCATCCTGGTGGAAGGTGCAAAAATTGCCATTAAGATCAGCGAAGCAAAAGTCTTCAAGCAATTCGGTTCGAGAATACATCGTGTCAAGTTGCCGGgatgtaaacattttaaattcgGCACCGACGCCTACTGGGAATGTCACATTCGACACATTTCTCAAACGATCTATCATCCTGTAGGCACTGCCAAAATGGGACCGCCAACTGATCCTACAGCCGTAGTAGATTCAAGATTGAGAGTCTATGGTATCACAGGTCTTCGAGTTATTGACGCGTCTATCATGCCGACGATATGCAGTGGCAATACAAACGCTCCTGTCATTATGATAGGTGAGAAAGGTGCCGATCTCATCAAGCAAGATTGGTTGTGA
- the LOC140669891 gene encoding glucose dehydrogenase [FAD, quinone]-like: MLRKVSRLFRLFSVAAIIVPMQSDGQSLQERYRKLYGDGNPSNLTNILGTGIGLLNFLDQGQRDLNGELPDMTPRFGDKYDFIVVGAGTAGATLAARLSEIPQVKILLIEAGIKENLLMDIPLSVHFLQLSNDINWKYQTKPSKKYCLGMNNNSCNVPRGKVMGGSSVLNYMIATRGGAEDYDRWAEMGNEGWAYKDVLKYFKKLETIDMPELQSDTTYHGTKGPLHISYPLFHTPLAEAFLKAGKELKYPILDYNGKNMIGFSYIQSTIANGTRMSSNKAYLHPIYNRKNLHVTRESMVRRVLIDPRTNRTIGVEFTKYGRIISVLANKEVILCAGAVGSPQLLMLSGIGPAKQLTKLGINVMRNAPVGENLMDHVAFGGLTWMVNASVGIKFADIINPVHPYVADFLLRRTGPITIPGGCEALAFINTKDSKKRSGLSDMELLFIGGGFKGDILLPIVMGFNSQMNQIWNKYLNKDGWSILPMLLKPKSRGRIRLLANNINVKPEIVPNYFDNAEDVKTMIAGIKAAIKVSQTKAMQTFGSQFCNDTLPGCEKYEYDSYAYWECAIRTVSCTIYHFSGTCKMGPRNDPTAVVDPKLKVIDIQGLRVADASIMPEIIAGHTNIPVYMIAEKVADMIKEEWGYLQKQT, translated from the exons ATGTTGAGGAAGGTGTCGAGACTCTTTCGCCTTTTCAGTGTCGCGGCAATAATCGTTCCGATGCAGTCAGACGGACAATCTTTACAGGAACGGTATCGTAAGCTTTACGGCGATGGGAATCCAtcgaatttaacaaatatattaggGACGGGTATCGGTCTCTTGAACTTTCTAGATCAAGGTCAACGTGATTTAAATGGAGAACTGCCAGACATGACTCCTAGATTCGgtgataaatatgattttatagtGGTTGGTGCTGGCACGGCCGGAGCTACGTTAGCTGCAAGATTAAGTGAAATACCTCAGGTTAAGATATTGCTGATCGAAGCTGGAATTAAGGAAAATCTTCTCATGGATATTCCACTAAGCGTTCATTTCCTACAGCTAAGTAATGACATTAATTGGAAATATCAGACCAAGCCATCCAAGAAATATTGTCTCGGTATGAATAACAACAGCTGTAATGTGCCCAGGGGAAAAGTAATGGGCGGTAGTAGCGTGCTAAATTACATGATTGCCACGAGAGGCGGCGCCGAGGATTATGATCGCTGGGCTGAAATGGGAAATGAAGGCTGGGCTTACAAAGACGTTCTCAAGTACTTCAAGAAGCTGGAAACAATCGATATGCCGGAATTGCAGTCGGACACTACCTATCATGGAACTAAGGGACCACTGCACATTAGCTACCCGTTATTCCATACACCACTAGCAGAGGCTTTCTTAAAAGCTggcaaagaattaaaatatccaaTATTAGATTACAACGGGAAAAATATGATAGGATTCTCATATATACAGAGCACGATTGCCAACGGCACACGTATGAGCAGTAACAAAGCATATTTGCACCCCATATACAATCGAAAAAATCTTCACGTGACTCGTGAGAGCATGGTGAGAAGAGTGTTAATCGATCCTCGTACAAATCGAACGATTGGTGTAGAGTTCACCAAATATGGCCGAATCATTTCGGTGCTCGCGAATAAAGAAGTAATATTGTGTGCAGGTGCCGTTGGTTCGCCTCAATTATTAATGCTGTCTGGCATTGGACCGGCTAAACAGCTTACTAAACTCGGTATAAATGTTATGCGAAATGCGCCAGTGGGAGAAAACTTAATGGATCATGTGGCCTTCGGCGGACTAACGTGGATGGTAAATGCATCAGTAGGTATAAAATTTGCCGACATAATAAATCCAGTTCATCCATATGTAGCGGATTTCCTACTAAGGCGAACGGGACCAATTACTATTCCGGGAGGATGTGAGGCTCTCGCTTTCATCAATACTAAAGATTCAAAAAAACGCAGCGGTTTGTCGGATATGGAATTATTGTTTATCGGTGGTGGGTTCAAAGGAGATATTCTTCTTCCGATTGTAATGGGTTTTAATTCTCAAATGAATCAAATATGgaataaatacttaaataaagACGGCTGGTCTATATTGCCAATGTTGTTGAAACCAAAGAGTCGTGGACGGATAAGATTACtagctaataatattaatgttaaaccTGAGATTGTgccaaattattttgataatgcgGAGGACGTCAAGACGATGATTGCCGGTATTAAGGCCGCGATAAAAGTCAGTCAAACGAAGGCGATGCAGACATTCGGTTCACAATTCTGTAATGATACTTTGCCCGGATGCGAAAAGTACGAGTATGATTCCTATGCTTATTGGGAGTGTGCAATCAGAACGGTCTCTTGTACCATCTATCATTTCTCCGGTACTTGCAAGATGGGGCCGAGAAACGATCCAACTGCTGTTGTCGATCCAAAATTAAag GTAATCGATATTCAGGGACTGAGAGTAGCAGACGCATCCATCATGCCTGAGATTATAGCAGGGCATACAAACATACCTGTTTATATGATTGCCGAAAAAGTGGCAGATATGATCAAGGAAGAATGGGGATATTTGCAGAAACAAACGTGA